Proteins co-encoded in one Campylobacter jejuni genomic window:
- the rpoC gene encoding DNA-directed RNA polymerase subunit beta', translating to MSKFKVIEIKEDARPRDFEAFQLRLASPEKIKSWSYGEVKKPETINYRTLKPERDGLFCAKIFGPIRDYECLCGKYKKMRFKGVKCEKCGVEVANSKVRRSRMGHIELVTPVAHIWYVNSLPSRIGTLLGVKMKDLERVLYYEAYIVENPGDAFYDNESAKKVEYCDVLNEEQYQNLMQRYENSGFKARMGGEVVRDLLANLDLVALLNQLKEEMAATNSEAKKKTIIKRLKVVENFLNSNLNANTDSDEAVPNRPEWMMITNLPVLPPDLRPLVALDGGKFAVSDVNDLYRRVINRNTRLKKLMELDAPEIIIRNEKRMLQEAVDALFDNGRRANAVKGANKRPLKSLSEIIKGKQGRFRQNLLGKRVDFSGRSVIVVGPKLRMDQCGLPKKMALELFKPHLLAKLEEKGYATTVKQAKKMIENKTNEVWECLEEVVKGHPVMLNRAPTLHKLSIQAFHPVLVEGKAIQLHPLVCAAFNADFDGDQMAVHVPLSQEAIAECKVLMLSSMNILLPASGKSVTVPSQDMVLGIYYLSLEKAGAKGSHKICTGIDEVMMALESKCLDIHASIQTMVDGRKITTTAGRLIIKSILPDFVPENSWNKVLKKKDIAVLVDYVYKQGGLEITASFLDRLKNLGFEYATKAGISISIADIIVPNDKQKAIDEAKKQVREIQNSYNLGLITSGERYNKIIDIWKSTNNVLSKEMMKLVEKDKEGFNSIYMMADSGARGSAAQISQLAAMRGLMTKPDGSIIETPIISNFREGLNVLEYFISTHGARKGLADTALKTANAGYLTRKLIDVAQNVKITIEDCGTHEGVEINEITADSSIIETLEERILGRVLAEDVIDPITNSVLFAEGTLMDEEKAKILGESGIKSVNIRTPITCKAKKGICAKCYGINLGEGKLVKPGEAVGIISAQSIGEPGTQLTLRTFHSGGTASTDLQDRQVSAQKEGFIRFYNLKTYKNKEGKNIVANRRNAAILLVEPKIKTPFKGVINIENIHEDVIVSIKDKKQEVKYILRKYDLAKPNELAGVSGSIDGKLYLPYQSGMQVEESESIVEVIKEGWNVPNRIPFASEILVEDGEPVVQNIKAGEKGTLKFYILKGDGLDRVKNVKKGDIVKEKGFFVVIADENDREAKRHYIPRESKIEFNDSEKIDDANTIIASAPKKERKVIAEWDAYNNTIIAEIDGVISFEDIEAGYSADEQIDEATGKRSLVINEYLPSGVRPTLVIAGKGDKAVRYQLEPKTVIFVHDGDKIAQADILAKTPKAAAKSKDITGGLPRVSELFEARKPKNAAVIAEIDGVVHFDKPLRSKERIIIQAEDGTSAEYLIDKSKHIQVRDGEFIHAGEKLTDGVVSSHDVLKILGEKALHYYLISEIQQVYRGQGVVISDKHIEVIVSQMLRQVKVVDSGHTKFIEGDLVSRRKFREENERIIRMGGEPAIAEPVLLGVTRAAIGSDSVISAASFQETTKVLTEASIAGKFDYLEDLKENVILGRMIPVGTGLYGEQNLKLKEQE from the coding sequence ATGAGTAAATTTAAAGTAATAGAAATCAAAGAAGATGCAAGACCTAGGGATTTTGAAGCGTTTCAACTAAGACTTGCAAGTCCTGAAAAAATCAAATCATGGTCTTATGGAGAAGTAAAAAAACCAGAAACTATCAATTATAGAACCTTAAAGCCTGAAAGAGATGGGCTTTTTTGTGCAAAGATTTTTGGACCTATAAGAGATTATGAATGTCTTTGTGGCAAGTATAAAAAAATGCGTTTTAAAGGCGTTAAATGTGAAAAATGTGGTGTTGAAGTAGCAAATTCAAAAGTGCGTCGTTCTAGAATGGGACATATCGAGCTTGTAACTCCTGTGGCCCATATTTGGTATGTTAATTCTCTTCCGAGTCGTATAGGAACGCTTTTGGGTGTTAAGATGAAAGATCTTGAGCGTGTGCTTTATTATGAAGCTTATATCGTTGAAAATCCAGGCGATGCTTTCTATGATAATGAAAGCGCCAAAAAAGTAGAATATTGTGATGTTTTAAATGAAGAGCAATATCAAAATTTAATGCAACGCTATGAAAATAGTGGCTTTAAAGCAAGAATGGGTGGAGAAGTTGTTCGTGATTTACTTGCAAATTTAGATCTTGTGGCACTTTTAAATCAGCTTAAAGAAGAAATGGCGGCTACAAATTCAGAGGCTAAGAAAAAAACCATCATTAAACGCTTAAAAGTAGTAGAAAATTTCTTAAATTCAAATTTAAACGCCAATACCGATAGTGATGAAGCCGTACCAAATCGTCCTGAATGGATGATGATTACAAATCTTCCAGTTTTACCGCCAGATTTGCGTCCTTTAGTGGCTTTAGATGGTGGAAAATTTGCAGTTTCTGATGTGAATGACTTATATCGTCGTGTTATCAATAGAAATACACGTCTTAAAAAACTTATGGAACTTGATGCACCTGAAATCATTATCAGAAATGAAAAAAGAATGCTTCAAGAGGCTGTTGATGCACTTTTTGACAACGGTCGTCGTGCTAATGCTGTAAAAGGAGCAAATAAACGCCCATTAAAATCTTTAAGTGAAATTATTAAAGGTAAACAGGGACGTTTCAGACAAAACTTACTTGGTAAAAGGGTTGATTTTTCAGGTCGTAGCGTTATTGTTGTGGGTCCAAAACTTAGAATGGATCAATGTGGTTTACCTAAAAAAATGGCTTTAGAGCTCTTTAAGCCACATCTTTTAGCTAAGCTTGAAGAAAAAGGTTATGCAACCACAGTAAAACAAGCTAAAAAAATGATAGAAAATAAAACTAATGAAGTTTGGGAATGTTTAGAAGAGGTAGTAAAAGGGCATCCTGTTATGCTAAACCGTGCGCCTACTTTACATAAACTTTCTATTCAAGCTTTTCATCCTGTTTTAGTGGAAGGTAAGGCTATACAACTTCATCCTTTAGTTTGCGCAGCATTTAACGCAGACTTTGATGGGGATCAAATGGCGGTGCATGTGCCACTTTCTCAAGAGGCCATTGCGGAATGTAAGGTACTTATGCTTTCATCAATGAATATTCTTTTGCCAGCAAGCGGTAAGTCTGTAACCGTTCCATCGCAAGATATGGTTTTAGGAATTTATTATCTTTCATTGGAAAAAGCCGGTGCTAAAGGTTCGCATAAAATTTGTACAGGCATTGATGAAGTGATGATGGCACTTGAAAGCAAGTGTTTGGATATTCATGCGAGTATACAAACTATGGTAGATGGTAGAAAGATTACCACTACAGCAGGAAGATTGATTATTAAATCCATTTTACCTGATTTTGTGCCTGAAAATAGCTGGAATAAAGTCTTGAAGAAAAAAGACATTGCTGTGCTTGTGGATTATGTTTATAAACAAGGTGGTTTAGAGATTACAGCAAGTTTCTTGGATAGACTTAAAAATTTAGGTTTTGAGTATGCAACTAAAGCAGGTATTTCAATTTCGATTGCAGATATTATTGTTCCTAATGACAAGCAAAAAGCTATTGATGAAGCAAAAAAACAAGTAAGAGAAATTCAAAATTCTTATAATCTTGGTTTGATTACTTCAGGGGAAAGATACAATAAAATCATTGATATTTGGAAAAGTACAAACAATGTCCTTTCAAAAGAGATGATGAAGCTTGTAGAAAAAGATAAAGAAGGTTTTAACTCTATTTATATGATGGCAGATTCTGGTGCTAGGGGTAGTGCGGCTCAAATTTCTCAGCTTGCTGCGATGAGAGGACTTATGACTAAACCTGATGGTTCTATTATCGAAACTCCTATTATTTCGAATTTCCGTGAAGGGCTAAATGTTCTTGAATACTTTATTTCAACTCACGGTGCTAGAAAAGGTCTTGCAGATACCGCTCTTAAAACAGCAAATGCGGGTTATTTGACAAGAAAACTTATCGATGTTGCGCAAAATGTAAAAATTACCATTGAAGATTGTGGAACACATGAGGGTGTTGAAATCAATGAAATTACCGCAGATAGCTCTATTATAGAAACTTTAGAAGAAAGAATTTTAGGCAGGGTTTTAGCTGAAGATGTGATCGATCCTATTACAAATTCTGTGCTTTTTGCAGAAGGAACTTTAATGGATGAGGAAAAAGCAAAAATTCTTGGAGAAAGCGGTATAAAAAGTGTCAATATCCGCACTCCTATTACCTGCAAAGCTAAAAAAGGAATTTGTGCAAAATGTTATGGTATCAATCTTGGTGAAGGTAAATTAGTAAAACCAGGCGAAGCAGTAGGAATTATTTCCGCTCAATCTATCGGCGAACCAGGAACGCAGTTAACTCTAAGAACTTTCCACAGCGGGGGAACTGCAAGTACAGATTTACAAGATAGACAAGTAAGCGCACAAAAAGAAGGTTTTATAAGATTTTATAATCTTAAAACTTATAAAAACAAAGAAGGTAAAAATATCGTAGCAAATCGTAGAAATGCGGCGATTTTACTTGTGGAGCCAAAAATCAAAACTCCATTTAAAGGTGTGATTAATATAGAAAATATTCATGAAGATGTGATTGTTTCTATTAAAGATAAAAAACAAGAAGTAAAATACATACTAAGAAAATACGATCTTGCTAAACCAAATGAATTAGCAGGTGTAAGTGGCAGTATAGATGGAAAACTTTATTTGCCATATCAAAGCGGTATGCAAGTAGAAGAAAGTGAAAGTATCGTAGAAGTGATTAAAGAGGGTTGGAATGTGCCAAATCGTATTCCTTTTGCGAGTGAAATTTTAGTAGAAGATGGTGAGCCTGTAGTGCAAAATATCAAAGCAGGCGAAAAAGGAACGCTTAAATTTTATATCCTTAAAGGCGATGGTTTAGATAGAGTAAAAAATGTTAAAAAAGGCGATATTGTTAAAGAAAAAGGATTCTTTGTAGTGATTGCTGATGAAAATGATAGAGAAGCAAAAAGACACTATATCCCAAGAGAATCTAAGATAGAATTTAACGATAGTGAAAAAATTGATGATGCAAATACTATCATCGCAAGTGCTCCTAAAAAAGAAAGAAAAGTGATTGCAGAATGGGATGCTTATAATAATACTATCATTGCAGAAATTGATGGTGTTATAAGCTTTGAGGATATTGAAGCAGGTTATAGTGCTGATGAGCAAATTGATGAAGCTACAGGTAAGCGTTCTTTAGTGATTAATGAGTATTTGCCAAGCGGAGTTAGACCGACTTTGGTAATTGCAGGAAAAGGTGATAAGGCTGTGCGTTATCAGCTTGAACCAAAAACCGTTATTTTTGTTCATGATGGTGATAAAATCGCTCAAGCAGATATTTTAGCAAAAACTCCAAAAGCTGCAGCTAAATCAAAAGATATTACAGGAGGTCTTCCAAGAGTTTCTGAACTTTTTGAAGCAAGAAAACCAAAAAATGCGGCTGTGATTGCAGAAATTGATGGTGTTGTTCATTTTGATAAACCTTTGCGTTCTAAAGAAAGAATCATTATTCAAGCAGAAGATGGTACAAGTGCTGAGTATTTAATCGATAAATCAAAACATATTCAAGTAAGAGATGGCGAGTTTATCCATGCAGGTGAAAAACTTACAGATGGAGTTGTTTCAAGTCATGATGTGCTTAAAATTTTGGGTGAAAAAGCCTTGCATTATTATTTGATTTCTGAAATTCAACAAGTTTATCGCGGACAAGGTGTTGTGATTTCTGATAAACATATAGAAGTTATCGTTTCTCAAATGCTAAGACAAGTAAAAGTTGTAGATAGTGGACATACGAAATTTATCGAGGGTGATTTGGTTTCAAGACGTAAATTCCGTGAAGAAAACGAAAGAATCATTAGAATGGGTGGAGAACCTGCTATTGCTGAGCCTGTGCTTTTAGGTGTAACAAGAGCAGCGATTGGAAGTGATAGTGTGATTTCTGCGGCTTCATTCCAAGAAACTACCAAAGTTTTAACCGAAGCAAGCATAGCGGGTAAATTTGACTACTTAGAAGATTTAAAAGAAAATGTTATTTTAGGTAGAATGATTCCTGTTGGAACAGGGCTTTATGGCGAACAAAATTTAAAACTTAAAGAACAAGAATAA
- the rpsL gene encoding 30S ribosomal protein S12, which yields MPTINQLVRKERKKVLEKSKSPALKNCPQRRGVCTRVYTTTPKKPNSALRKVAKVRLTSGFEVISYIGGEGHNLQEHSIVLVRGGRVKDLPGVKYHIVRGALDTAGVAKRTVSRSKYGAKRPKAGAAK from the coding sequence GTGCCTACCATAAATCAATTGGTTAGAAAAGAGCGCAAAAAAGTTTTAGAAAAATCTAAATCTCCAGCGCTTAAAAATTGTCCACAAAGAAGGGGAGTTTGCACTAGGGTTTATACTACAACACCTAAAAAACCAAACTCAGCGTTAAGAAAAGTTGCCAAAGTAAGACTTACTAGTGGCTTTGAAGTGATCAGCTATATCGGCGGTGAAGGTCATAACTTACAAGAACACAGCATTGTTTTAGTGCGTGGTGGTAGGGTAAAAGACTTACCAGGGGTTAAATATCACATCGTTCGTGGTGCTCTTGATACAGCAGGTGTTGCAAAAAGAACAGTTTCTCGTTCTAAATATGGTGCTAAACGCCCTAAAGCAGGCGCTGCAAAATAA
- the rpsG gene encoding 30S ribosomal protein S7, which produces MRRRKAPVREVLPDPIYGNKVITKFINSLMYDGKKSTATTIMYGALEAIDKKGGEKKGIDIFNDAIENIKPLLEVKSRRVGGATYQVPVEVRPARQQALAIRWIISFARKRSERTMIDKLAAELLDAANSKGASFKKKEDTYKMAEANKAFAHYRW; this is translated from the coding sequence ATGAGAAGAAGAAAAGCTCCGGTAAGAGAAGTCTTGCCTGATCCGATTTATGGTAATAAAGTAATCACAAAATTTATTAATTCTTTAATGTATGATGGTAAAAAAAGCACAGCTACAACAATTATGTATGGTGCTTTGGAAGCTATTGATAAAAAAGGTGGTGAGAAAAAAGGTATTGATATTTTTAATGATGCGATTGAAAATATTAAGCCTTTATTAGAAGTGAAATCTCGTCGTGTAGGTGGTGCAACCTATCAAGTTCCAGTTGAAGTTCGTCCTGCTAGACAACAAGCTTTGGCGATTCGTTGGATTATTTCTTTTGCAAGAAAAAGAAGTGAAAGAACTATGATAGACAAACTTGCAGCTGAGCTTTTAGATGCAGCAAATAGCAAAGGTGCTTCATTTAAGAAGAAAGAAGATACTTATAAAATGGCTGAAGCAAATAAAGCATTTGCTCACTATCGTTGGTAA
- the fusA gene encoding elongation factor G, whose product MSRSTPLKKVRNIGIAAHIDAGKTTTSERILFFTGMSHKIGEVHDGAATMDWMEQEKERGITITSAATTCFWKDHQINLIDTPGHVDFTIEVERSMRVLDGAVAVFCSVGGVQPQSETVWRQANKYGVPRIVFVNKMDRIGANFYNVEDQIRNRLKANPVPLQIPIGAEDNFKGVIDLVTMKALVWEDDTKPTDYVEKEIPAELKEKAEEYRTKMIEAVSETSDELMEKYLGGEELSLEEIKTGIKAGCLSLSIVPMLCGTAFKNKGVQPLLDAVVAYLPAPDEVANIKGEYEDGTEVSVKSTDDGEFAGLAFKIMTDPFVGQLTFVRVYRGCLESGSYAYNSTKDKKERIGRLLKMHSNKREEIKVLYAGEIGAVVGLKDTLTGDTLASEKDKVILERMDFPDPVISVAVEPKTKADQEKMSIALNKLAQEDPSFRVSTDEESGQTIISGMGELHLEIIVDRMLREFKVEAEVGQPQVAYRETIRKTVEQEYKYAKQSGGRGQYGHVFLRLEPLEPGSGYEFVNDIKGGVIPKEYIPAVDKGVQEALQNGVLAGYPVEDVKVTVYDGSYHEVDSSEMAFKLAASMGFKEGARKAGAVILEPMMKVEVETPEDYMGDVIGDLNKRRGQVNSMDERGGNKIITAFCPLAEMFGYSTDLRSQTQGRATYSMEFDHYDEVPKNVADEIIKKRNG is encoded by the coding sequence ATGTCAAGAAGTACTCCTTTAAAAAAAGTTAGAAATATCGGTATTGCTGCTCACATCGATGCGGGTAAAACGACTACATCTGAAAGAATTCTTTTCTTTACTGGTATGAGTCATAAAATCGGTGAAGTTCATGATGGTGCTGCAACTATGGACTGGATGGAACAAGAGAAAGAGCGTGGGATTACTATCACTTCTGCGGCTACAACTTGTTTTTGGAAAGATCATCAAATCAATCTTATTGACACTCCAGGCCACGTGGATTTTACAATTGAAGTTGAAAGATCTATGCGTGTTCTTGATGGTGCTGTTGCGGTATTTTGTTCAGTGGGTGGGGTGCAGCCTCAAAGTGAAACAGTTTGGAGACAAGCAAATAAATATGGTGTTCCAAGAATAGTATTTGTAAATAAAATGGATAGAATCGGTGCAAATTTCTACAATGTAGAAGATCAAATTCGCAACCGTTTAAAAGCTAATCCAGTTCCACTTCAAATTCCAATTGGTGCTGAGGATAATTTTAAAGGCGTAATCGATCTTGTAACTATGAAAGCTTTAGTTTGGGAAGATGATACTAAGCCAACGGATTATGTAGAAAAAGAAATTCCAGCTGAACTTAAAGAAAAGGCAGAAGAATATCGCACAAAAATGATAGAAGCAGTTTCTGAAACTTCAGATGAGTTGATGGAAAAATATTTAGGCGGAGAAGAATTAAGCCTTGAAGAGATTAAAACAGGGATTAAAGCAGGATGTTTAAGTCTTTCTATCGTTCCTATGCTTTGCGGTACAGCGTTTAAAAATAAAGGGGTTCAACCTTTGCTTGATGCTGTTGTGGCTTATTTACCAGCTCCTGATGAAGTGGCAAATATCAAGGGTGAATATGAAGATGGCACAGAAGTTTCTGTAAAATCAACTGATGATGGCGAGTTTGCAGGACTTGCATTTAAAATCATGACAGATCCATTTGTAGGACAACTTACTTTCGTGCGTGTTTATCGCGGTTGTTTAGAAAGCGGTTCTTATGCGTATAACTCAACTAAAGATAAAAAAGAAAGAATTGGTCGTTTGTTAAAAATGCACTCTAACAAAAGAGAAGAGATTAAAGTGCTTTACGCAGGCGAAATTGGTGCTGTTGTAGGACTTAAAGATACTTTAACAGGGGATACTCTTGCAAGTGAAAAAGATAAGGTAATCCTTGAAAGAATGGATTTTCCAGATCCAGTTATTTCTGTTGCAGTTGAGCCAAAAACTAAAGCTGATCAAGAAAAAATGTCTATTGCTTTAAATAAATTAGCACAAGAAGATCCAAGTTTTAGAGTTTCTACAGATGAAGAAAGTGGTCAAACTATCATTTCAGGTATGGGTGAGTTACACCTTGAAATTATCGTTGATAGAATGCTTCGTGAATTTAAAGTTGAAGCTGAAGTAGGTCAACCACAAGTTGCTTATCGCGAAACTATTAGAAAAACTGTTGAACAAGAATACAAATACGCTAAACAATCAGGTGGTCGTGGTCAGTATGGACATGTATTCTTACGCCTTGAACCACTTGAGCCAGGTAGTGGATATGAATTTGTTAATGATATCAAAGGTGGGGTAATTCCAAAAGAATACATTCCTGCAGTTGATAAAGGTGTTCAAGAAGCATTACAAAATGGTGTTTTAGCAGGTTATCCTGTGGAAGATGTTAAAGTAACTGTTTATGATGGAAGTTATCACGAGGTGGATTCATCTGAGATGGCGTTTAAACTTGCTGCTTCTATGGGCTTTAAAGAAGGTGCTAGAAAAGCAGGCGCTGTGATCTTAGAGCCTATGATGAAAGTTGAAGTAGAAACTCCTGAAGATTATATGGGTGATGTTATTGGAGATCTTAACAAACGCCGTGGTCAAGTAAATAGCATGGATGAGCGTGGTGGAAATAAAATCATCACAGCATTTTGTCCTTTGGCTGAAATG